In the genome of Notamacropus eugenii isolate mMacEug1 chromosome 5, mMacEug1.pri_v2, whole genome shotgun sequence, one region contains:
- the LOC140508254 gene encoding vomeronasal type-1 receptor 1-like, with amino-acid sequence MMLSDLVLGVLFLIQLGVGILGNFFLVGLYSFTLLIGHKLRPIECIFAHLALANSEVLLCKGIPQMIACFDFKNFLDPVGCKLIVCLQNVARSVSLSITCLLSGFQVITMSPSDSKWAEIKTQAQKYIVPCCFLCWWYYLLINFILLGTMQNSRYLTNNTKMWNLGYCSTLTPASFNAALFVLVFSVPDILCVGFMIWASAYLVLLLHSHHQQVKHIHNPHLSSRTFPEKRATLAVILLVSIYASFYSINSSLSFYFFQVDKHQPWFVAILDLLAGWFPAVSPFVLIFSDSKVLKSWHALWHRGCSYILRHTVLNLNPSQYPAPPL; translated from the coding sequence ATGATGCTTAGTGACTTGGTGTTGGGCGTTCTCTTCCTCATTCAGTTGGGAGTCGGCATTCTGGGGAATTTCTTCCTCGTGGGCCTTTACAGCTTCACATTACTCATTGGTCACAAGCTGAGGCCCATAGAGTGCATTTTTGCCCATTTAGCCCTGGCCAACTCAGAAGTGCTTCTTTGCAAGGGAATTCCTCAAATGATTGCTTGTTTTGACTTCAAAAATTTCTTGGATCCTGTTGGGTGTAAACTTATTGTTTGTCTTCAAAATGTGGCCCGGAGTGTTTCCCTCAGTATCACCTGCCTCTTGAGTGGTTTTCAGGTCATCACTATGAGTCCAAGTGATTCTAAGTGGGCAGAAATCAAGACCCAAGCTCAAAAGTACATTGTCCCCTGTTGCTTCCTCTGTTGGTGGTACTACCTGCTGATAAATTTCATTTTGCTTGGGACTATGCAGAACTCAAGGTATCTGACCAATAATACAAAGATGTGGAATCTGGGATATTGTTCAACTTTAACTCCTGCCTCTTTCAATGCTGCACTTTTTGTACTTGTTTTTTCTGTGCCTGATATTTTGTGTGTGGGATTCATGATCTGGGCCAGTGCCTACTTGGTGCTTCTCTTGCACAGCCACCACCAGCAAGTGAAACATATTCACAATCCTCATCTCTCTTCCAGAACTTTCCCTGAGAAAAGAGCTACCCTTGCTGTCATCCTACTAGTGAGTATATATGCCTCCTTTTATTCCATTAATTCTAGCTTGTCATTTTACTTCTTTCAAGTGGACAAACATCAACCCTGGTTTGTGGCCATCTTAGACCTTCTAGCAGGATGGTTCCCAGCAGTGAGTCCTTTTGTGCTgatcttttctgattccaaagtccTCAAATCCTGGCATGCTCTATGGCATAGGGGATGTTCCTATATCCTACGCCACACTGTTCTTAACCTTAACCCCTCCCAGTACCCTGCCCCACCACTATGA